The following coding sequences lie in one Apium graveolens cultivar Ventura chromosome 1, ASM990537v1, whole genome shotgun sequence genomic window:
- the LOC141668130 gene encoding uncharacterized protein LOC141668130 codes for MNGTQYNKWYYLADDIYPEWSTFVKTIPLPQGDKRNLYSLHQEAVHKDVERALGVLQSSFSIVRGPSRFWRRDILKDIMYACAILHSINYDVVSDTPTIEVMHGPVGDFSTMLKINSEI; via the coding sequence ATGAATGGTACACAATACAACAAATGGTACTATTTAGCTGATGATATCTATCCAGAGTGGAGTACCTTTGTTAAAACTATTCCATTGCCTCAAGGAGATAAAAGAAATTTATATTCACTACACCAAGAAGCCGTACACAAAGATGTTGAGCGAGCATTAGGTGTACTTCAATCAAGTTTTTCTATTGTAAGAGGACCATCACGTTTTTGGCGAAGAGACATTTTAAAGGATATTATGTATGCTTGCGCAATTTTGCACAGTATTAACTATGATGTTGTCTCCGACACACCAACTATTGAAGTAATGCATGGTCCTGTTGGTGATTTTTCTACCATGCTCAAAATAAATTCTGAAATTTGA
- the LOC141719755 gene encoding uncharacterized protein LOC141719755, whose translation MGVVIIDGSTVRDFVEDEDHFNKSIDEHFAVLDLNKDGVLCRSELRIACESLHVLETHFGVGPASSQEEITKLYDEIFDNFDCNKNGTIEIEEFRSEMKKIMLAIADGLGSSPIQMVLEDGEENLLKQAANRELSKLHEASHEQASSYM comes from the coding sequence ATGGGTGTAGTGATAATCGACGGTTCCACCGTCCGTGACTTCGTTGAAGACGAAGATCATTTCAACAAAAGCATTGACGAGCATTTCGCAGTGTTGGATCTAAACAAAGATGGTGTTTTATGTCGTTCTGAGCTTCGAATAGCATGTGAATCGCTGCATGTTCTGGAAACACATTTCGGAGTTGGTCCTGCATCCAGTCAGGAAGAGATTACGAAGCTGTACGACGAGATATTCGATAATTTTGATTGCAACAAGAATGGAACCATTGAAATAGAAGAGTTTAGGAGCGAGATGAAGAAGATTATGTTAGCTATTGCTGATGGACTTGGTTCGTCACCCATACAGATGGTGCTTGAAGATGGTGAAGAGAATTTATTGAAACAGGCTGCGAATCGTGAGTTGTCCAAGCTTCATGAAGCTTCACATGAACAAGCTTCATCGTATATGtag
- the LOC141663637 gene encoding E3 ubiquitin-protein ligase RING1-like encodes MSSTATPMTTATQTYWCHECDMSVSLISTPSTPLCPYCRSDFIEHLDNNLDDDNNNNNNLSNPNPHFTSILPNSDSPTTHNHDNTFPNDNFLLDSPYLHRLIHQLNNNNATGDINVAPSFTCQHPTANSAIQAIPSIQITQSMIQLESVILCAVCKEHFVIHNQAKQLPCNHIYHEDCILPWLKSHNSCPVCRFKMPTENSPSGFKVRRRRDRLGNGRFTDFLGDDEFYGFGSTLRHIARRHRLVFPVSRREIGVEVVEESMLLSATGVAEAEIGVLDRENSVETVSSRCPPWPLDGEGGDQEVGPSGIQSDGSGAVL; translated from the coding sequence ATGTCCTCCACCGCCACTCCCATGACCACCGCCACACAAACATACTGGTGTCACGAATGTGACATGAGCGTATCTCTCATCTCCACCCCATCCACTCCTCTTTGCCCTTATTGCCGTAGTGACTTCATCGAACATCTCGATAACAATCTCGATGAtgataacaacaacaacaacaatctctCAAACCCTAACCCACACTTCACTTCAATTCTCCCTAATTCCGATTCTCCAACCACTCACAATCATGATAACACTTTTCCGAATGATAATTTCCTGTTGGACAGTCCTTATTTACATCGCCTCATTCACCAGCTTAATAATAATAATGCTACTGGTGATATTAATGTGGCTCCTTCCTTCACTTGTCAGCATCCCACTGCCAACTCAGCAATTCAGGCCATACCTAGTATTCAAATTACTCAATCTATGATTCAGTTAGAGTCTGTTATACTTTGTGCGGTTTGTAAGGAACACTTTGTTATTCATAATCAGGCTAAACAGCTTCCTTGTAATCATATTTATCATGAGGACTGTATTTTGCCGTGGTTGAAATCCCATAATTCCTGTCCGGTTTGTCGGTTTAAGATGCCCACGGAGAATAGTCCTAGTGGATTCAAGGTGAGGAGACGGAGAGATAGGTTAGGGAATGGCAGGTTTACAGATTTTTTGGGGGATGATGAGTTTTATGGGTTTGGGAGTACGTTGAGGCATATTGCTAGGAGGCATAGGCTCGTGTTTCCGGTTTCCAGGAGGGAGATTGGAGTCGAGGTTGTGGAGGAATCGATGTTGTTGTCGGCTACCGGAGTTGCTGAGGCGGAGATTGGAGTTTTGGATAGGGAGAATAGTGTGGAGACTGTTTCCTCTCGATGCCCACCGTGGCCGTTGGATGGAGAAGGTGGAGACCAGGAGGTTGGTCCAAGTGGCATACAAAGTGATGGTTCAGGTGCAGTGTTGTAA
- the LOC141663663 gene encoding uncharacterized protein LOC141663663: MDMITEYDLGDVLVKIALFVLVQALVYLILSNSSNLFSNSPRRSPSFRPARSVSIRRFLAALSDMPAGGELSPTTPKNQELSSPVRHKT, encoded by the coding sequence ATGGATATGATCACCGAATATGACTTGGGAGATGTGCTTGTTAAAATAGCTTTGTTTGTCCTTGTACAAGCTCTGGTTTACCTTATTCTATCCAATTCTTCCAATCTTTTCTCAAACTCCCCTCGGAGATCGCCTAGTTTCAGACCAGCTCGGTCAGTCAGCATTCGACGATTTCTTGCTGCCCTTTCCGATATGCCTGCCGGTGGCGAGCTCTCTCCTACAACTCCCAAGAATCAAGAACTATCATCTCCCGTTCGCCACAAGACTTAG